GCGATCCAGCGGAAATTGGCTATTATGATACCTCCAGCGAGCCCCCCGGCTTTAATGGCGCGTGGGGCGTGTTTCCCTATTTTCCCTCCGGCACGTTTGTGGTTTCTGATATCGAAACCGGCCTGTATGTTTTTCGGCTGGATAGCACGGGCGTGGCCAGCGTGCAAGGCAACGTCACGAACAGTGAGGGCGGCGCAGCGCTGACGAACGCCACCATTCACTTTCTCGAAGCCAACAAAACCCTGCGCACCGGCGCCAATGGCGAGTATCGCTTGCGCACCAGCAGCGGCCAGCATACCATTGTCTTCAAGGCGTTTCCTTTTGCAACCGATACGGTACGCGTCAATGTGGCAAATGGTGAAGTTCTGCAACTTGATAACAGCCTCACACCGCTGCTGGAGCTGAGCGCCCTGCGCGGCGAGCTGCGCGAGGCAAACGGCAAGGGTATTCGCGCCAAGCTGACGCTTTACGTGAGCAGCGATCAAAGCGCAGACTATGTACTCACCGACAGCAGCGACAGCCAGGGCAATTTTGCCTTCGATAATATTTTTGTTTCCTCTCCGCCGCTGGTGGCCTATGACCGGCTCGTGATCGAACCGGAAATTCCCTACTTGACACAAACGTTGCCAAATCTGGTGGTGGCACCCGGCGCGCCGACCGTGTTGCAGGTTACGGTTGAGCCGGCAGACGTTTTGGTGGTCAACGATGATCCCCTGGGAAATTTTCAAAATTATTATACCACGGCCTTGCAAGCCGCGCAAATCTCGGCTTATTATTGGCCGCAAGCGCAACGCGGCCCGGCGCCGGTGAGCGCGATGAATCGTTTCAACCGCAATGTGATGATTTGGTTTACCGGCAACGCTTCCGGCAGCGACGTGTTGACGCCGGCGGAACGCGACAGCCTGGCGGCATATCTTGATCGCGGCGGCCGCCTGTTTCTGACCGGCCAGAACATTGCCGAAAGCCTGCAAGGCAGCGAGTTTTTGCAGCAACGTTTGCATGTTTCCTTCGAGGAAAATCTCAACGATTTCTTCTTGCACGGCGTGCAAAGCGATCCCATCGGCAAGGACTTGCTCTCGGTTGTGACGGCCGGCGGCGGCGGCGCGAATAATCAAACTTCGCGTGACGTTCTGTTGCCGGACGCCCACGCCGCAGCGTGCATGGTCTATGATACCACCTCGGGCATGGTCGCGGGCGTGCATGTGGAAGACGCGACCAACCAATCGCGCCTGGTGTTATTCGGGTTCGGCTTCGAAAGTATCATCCGCCAGCCCGCGCGCTATGCCACTCCCGAGCAGGTGTTGCAGAATGTCATGAATTGGCTGACCGGCGCAACCGGCGTTGCAGAACCTGGCACCGAACTTCCGAGCGTGTTTCACTTGAGTGCCAGCTACCCCAATCCCTGGCGCATGAATGCCGGTTTATCTGAAACAATCATTCGTTTTCAATTGCCGATCGATCTCACCGCGGAACGCGTCA
This portion of the Cytophagia bacterium CHB2 genome encodes:
- a CDS encoding T9SS type A sorting domain-containing protein; its protein translation is DPAEIGYYDTSSEPPGFNGAWGVFPYFPSGTFVVSDIETGLYVFRLDSTGVASVQGNVTNSEGGAALTNATIHFLEANKTLRTGANGEYRLRTSSGQHTIVFKAFPFATDTVRVNVANGEVLQLDNSLTPLLELSALRGELREANGKGIRAKLTLYVSSDQSADYVLTDSSDSQGNFAFDNIFVSSPPLVAYDRLVIEPEIPYLTQTLPNLVVAPGAPTVLQVTVEPADVLVVNDDPLGNFQNYYTTALQAAQISAYYWPQAQRGPAPVSAMNRFNRNVMIWFTGNASGSDVLTPAERDSLAAYLDRGGRLFLTGQNIAESLQGSEFLQQRLHVSFEENLNDFFLHGVQSDPIGKDLLSVVTAGGGGANNQTSRDVLLPDAHAAACMVYDTTSGMVAGVHVEDATNQSRLVLFGFGFESIIRQPARYATPEQVLQNVMNWLTGATGVAEPGTELPSVFHLSASYPNPWRMNAGLSETIIRFQLPIDLTAERVTLKIFDLLGREVTTLLDQAYQSGQFAARWNGRDRAGEMVKSGVYFYKLQAGSQQQVRKLLIVR